In Diceros bicornis minor isolate mBicDic1 chromosome 21, mDicBic1.mat.cur, whole genome shotgun sequence, the sequence GGGCTGACCCCCACTGCCTCGAGCAGCTAGGATTGGTGGTTGGCTGTTATGCGGCCTACAGGGCTGGGGGTAACCCACTCAGACAGAAGCCTCTCTGGGGAGACGGGAGGGCTAGGGCAGGGGCCTGGCTCTGGACCCTCCAAGGCACCTGGCTGTGGTGAGTGGCAGGTAGAGAGGACTAGGGAGACCTTGAGGGTGAGGCAGTCAGTGGGGCTAGACCAGCCCCACCCCCCAAGAAACAGGCTGTCTGGACAGCAGACATATGTTACTATATTAGTCTGGTCTTTTTGGTTAGACTTTAGGCACCGCTTGGGAGGAAGACACCTTTAAACGTTAAAGAAAGACCCCAGCGCCTGGGCAGGGAGCCTGGCCACATGCAGAGCAGGAGGGCAGGGTGCAGGCAGGGGGTCAGGCCACAGCAGACTCAGGGCCCCCCAGGGAGGACGTGGGCCCCGAGGCATAGCGGCGGCCATAGCCTGAGGAAGagtaagaggaggaagagaaggtcaTGGAGAAGCCGGAGCCAGTGGCATCAAAGCTGCCACGGCGGGAGCCCGCCCGGGAGCCAGTGCGCGAGCCGGTACGTGAGCCGGCCGTGGAGCCTGAGCCGCTGACGCTGTAAGGGCTGTAGTAGCCCTTGCTGGACTGGGCGGCGGCCTCCAGCAGCCGCAGCCCCGTGCCCTCCTCCACCATGCTGCGGTCCAGTGCGTCCTTGTAGGAGATCTTGAGCTTGGTCTTGGGGCAGGTGAGGTACTTGGAGTGCGCACCAACGTCTCGCAGCTTCTGGGCAGTGCGGGCGTCCACCGTGCCACGCTGCAGGGCCTCGTCGAGAGGCACGCGGCCTGGCACGTCGGGCTCAATCAGGCCGCCTGTCAGGTACTGCACCTCCAGGAAGCGCTGGCCTGCCTCATAGTAGAGCCAGCCCTTCTTAAGGGCCTGGGCGGCCGACATCTTGGTCTTGGTGCGTGGGTCCTCGAAGCCACAGAAGGCCTTCTGGGCCAGGTTGATGCGGTCCACCATGATCTTGTCCACCAGGCCCTTGTTGACGGCGTCGGTGACGGGGAAGCGCTCACCAGTGTTGGGGTCAATGATGCCCCCGGTGCAGGCCTGTGCCTCCAGCAACCGCTGCCCGGTGATATTGTCCACCAGGTTGCGGTGCATGGCCTCTGTGATGGACACCTTCTCCAGTGTCTCCGTGTCCAGGATGCCGGCCACAGGGCCCGTTTCCTCGGTGGGGTCGGACCAGGAGGCCAGCTGGGTTCTGGAGACAGCAGGGCTGATGGGGTAGGAGGAGGAGGACCCCACAGACGAAGAGCGGGAGCGGAATCCGCTGGCGTTGCCCGAAAGCATGTCGGCAAACTCGGTGATAGAGAGTGTGCCGGCGCGGTACTGGTCCAGCGCTGATCGGTCGATGAGGTTCTTGGCAATGGCCTCGTCGATGTCATACTGGCGGCCCGAGCGGCGGTCGATGATCATGGACTTGACCACGCCGTCTGAGGAGGAGATGGTGATCTCCTCCCACTCACACTCCTGCTCAGACAGCTCCAGGTATGTCTGGTGGTCAATGAGGCCCTTGCGGTAGGCCTCGTACACCGACATCTCCTTGCCCGTCTCGGGGTCCACAATCACCACGCGGCGCTTGCGCACCGAAGACTTGGAGGACGTCTTCCGTTCCCGCTTCTTCTCCTTCAGTGGCAAGAGGCATAGGCCCGTCTGAGGGTCCGTGATGCAGCGCTCCATCAGCTGCAGGTAGGTGAGGTTCTCCTCTGTGTTGGGATCGAAGAAGCCTTTGGTGTCATCCGAGGGGTCAGTCAGGATCTCGTTCATCTCCTCGTCAAAGAGGCCGCGCTTGTAGGCCACCTCCACGGGCAGCCGGTGGCTCTCCTCAGGGTCGATGATGCCGCCTGTCGCGATCTGGGCCTCCAGCAGGCGGATGCCGTGGTCCTTCAGGATCAGGCCCTTCTTCATGGCCTGGAAGAGGGAGATGAGCTTCCCGGAGTAGGGGTCCTTATAGCCAGTGACGGCGCGCTCGGCTGACAGCAGCTTGTCCTTGAACTCAGGGCCCACAATGCCCATGCGCACGGCCTCTTCCACAGTCAACTTGAGCCCTTTGATGGGGTCGATGACATAACCGGTGGCCGCCTGTGCCTCCAGGAGCTCAAAGGCTGTGCCGGGGCGGATGATGCCCTTCTTCATGGCCTGGTACACCGACAGCCGCTCCTTGGTGGCATCAACAAAGACACCAGCGATGCAGCTAGTGCCCTCCAGGAACTTCTGTAGGCTCTTGGAGACCTCCTCGATGGAGGTCAGGCCCTCCTGCAGCTGCAGCGCTGTGGCCTCATCCATGACCTGAGAACGCACCAGCTCCTCCACTGTGATTTGCTTGCGCAGGCCGCGAAAAGTCAGCTTGCGGGCGTCCGAGAGCGGCAGGAGCAGCTGGCCGCTGTTCTCGTCGTGGCGGCACCGCCTGAGCAGCTGTGTGTAGCTGAGGCGCTCGTCTGTGGAAGGATCCAGATAGCTGCGCACCTCGCTGGGCTCCGATAGCTGGTCGTGTGTGTCCTTGTTGAGGTAGCCGCGCTGGTAGGCCACCTCCAGCGGGAGATGGAAGCCCAGGCGTGGGTCCACAATGCCGCCCGTGGCCAGCTGGGCATCCAGCAGCCGCAGGGCCTCCTCAGCAGGAATCAGATCCTTCTTCATGGCCTGGAAGAGCGAGATAGTCTGCTCCGTGTAGGGGTCGCGGTAGCCAGTCACAGCGCGCTCAGCTGAGAGCAGCCGGTCGTGCAGCTCAGGGCCCACCAGGCCCTTCCGCACAGCCTCATCTACAGTCAGCCGCTCGCCCTTCACCGGGTCCAGCAGGAAGCCTGTGGCTGCCTGTGCCTCCAGCAGTAAGCGGGCCACCTCGGCACTCAGCAGCCCCTTCTTGAGAGCCTGGTATACGGTCAGCGTCTGCCTAGAGCCAGGCAGGTAGACGCCGGCCACACAGCCTGTGCCGTAGAGGTAACGCCAGGCCGACTCTGCCTCGAGCACCTCGCGGAGGCTCTTGGTGCCCTCCCGGAGCAAGTTATAGGTCTCTCGGGAGATGACCTGGGCCTCGTACAGGTCCTCAGCAGTGAGGCGGCGGCGGATATAATCGTAGGAAGCCAGGTTCTGCTGGCGAATGATCTCGGTCTTCTCGATGATctcgatgatgatgatgatcatgcGCTCCTTGGTCACCCGGCCAGCCTGGAAGTCAGCCATCAGCCGGGCCCGCTGCTCCTCAGGGATCAGGTCCGATTGCATCACCTCCCACAGGGACATAGTGGAGCCGCCGTGGCTGTCACTACCAGGGATGTCAATCCGCGTCTCCTCGAACGCCCTCCGGGTCTCCTCCTCAGTGTACACCTGCGTGgtctccaccacctccaccttctCTGCTCCTTTCAGTGGCAGGAGGCGCAGGCCTGTCTCGGGGTCCTCCACGCAGCGCTCCAGCAACTGCAGGTAGGTGAGGTTCTCGTGCGTGTTGGGGTCGAAGAAGCCCTTGGTGTCATCGCTCGGGTCCGCCAGGACACGGTTCATCTCCTCGTCGAAGTAGCCGCGCTGGTAGGCCACCTCCACGGGCAGGCGATGGCTGTGCACGGGGTCGATGATGCCGCCCGTGGCAATCTGGGCCTCCAGCAGGCGGATGCCGTGGTCCCTGACGATGAGGCCCTTCTTCATGGCCTGGAAAAGAGAGATGGTGGTGCCTGAGTATGGGTCCTTGTAGCCCGTCACAGCTTTCTCAGCTGACAGCAGCTTCTCATGCAGCTCGGGGCCCACGACGCCAGCCTTCACGGCCTCATGGACGTACAGGCGCTGGTTCCGCACGGGGTCCACCAGAAAGCCAGTAGCTGCCTGGGCTTCAAGCAGGAGAGTGGCCGTGCTGGGCCTCAGCAGGCCCCGCCGCATGGCCTCATAGATGGTCACCTTCTCCTTAGAGTCCTCCAGGTAGATGCCAGCAAGACAGCCACTGCCCTGCAGGAGCGTCCGCACGGAATCCACCTCTGCCAGTTCCTTGACTGATGTCTTGCCATCTTTGAGCTGCTCAAACTGGGCCTTGCTAAGGACCCCAGAGGCCAGGAGCTCGCTAGCCGGCACCGGGGCACGGAGGCCGCTGAAAGAGAGCCTCTCCTGCCGCACGGTCTCCACCTCCTCGACAATGGTGATGAGGATCTTGATGATCTTCTCCACGGTGACCTTGCCCGTGCGGAACTGCCGCAGCAGCTCCCGCCTCTGCTCCTCCGTGAAGTACTCGGAGCTGATGAGCTCCCACACCGTCACTGTCCTGCCCTTGAAGCTGCCCATGGGGACCTCGACGGTGGCCTTCTGAAAGGTCTCACGGGCCTGGAGCTCAGAGTAGAGCTCCTCCTGCCGGGCCCGGGCAGCCTTCTCAGAGAGTGGCAGCAGCCTCAGCTCCGTCAGCTGGTCAGGCCGGCActgctgctggagctggctgTAGGTGACTGGTTCCCGCGAACAGGGGTCGTAGTAGGTTTTGGCATCATCCCTGGGCGCCGACAAGGCTTTGCTGGTCTCCTCGTCCAAGTAGCCCCGGGCACAAGCGACGTCCAGGGGCACACGGTGGCTCTTGCTGGGGTCCACGATGCCACCAGTGGACAGCTGGGCGTCCAGCAGACGCAGGCCCTGCTCCTTGGGGATGAGGCCCTTCTTCAGAGCCTGGAACAGGGAGACACTCTGCCCTGAGTAGGGGTCCTTGTAGCCCGTCACAGCCTTCTCAGCTGACAGCAGCTTCTCgtgcagctcaggccccaccaggccggcACGCACTGCCTCATCCACAGTCAGCCGGGCGCTTGTGGCAGGGTCGATGATGTGCCCGGTGCCGGCCTGGGCCTCCAGTAGGGCCACAGCCACCTCTGGTTGTAGGAGGTCTTTCTTCAGGGCCTCATAGATACTCAGCTTCTGCCCCATCTcctccagccacacgcccgcgaTGACGTTGGCACCTCGCAGGGCCTGCCGCACAGTATCCACCTCGGCTACCTCTCGCACTGAGCACTTACCCTGCTGCAGCTGGCAGTAGATGTCGTGGTCAATGACCCTGCTCTCGAGCAGCTCAGCAGCGGGTACCAGGGCACGCAGGCCCTCAAAGCAGAGCTGGCCCTTCTGCTCATGCTCCTCGACCACCGTGATGACGATCTTGATGATCTTCTCCACGGTCACCTTGCCCGTGCGGAATTGCCGCAGCAGGTCTCGCCGCTGCTCCACTGTGAAGTATTCAGAGTTGATGAGCTCCCAGATGGTCACCATCTTGCCCTGGAACTTGCCAAATGGCGCGGACACAGTGGCTTTCTCAAACACATCCCGGGCCTCTGAGTCAGTGTAGACCAGCTCACCGCCCTTGGCAGCCTGATCTGTGAGCGGCAGGAGGCGCAGGCCCGTCTCGGGATCCTCCACGCAGCGCTCCAGCAGCTGCAGGTAGGTGAGGTTCTCGTGCGTGTTGGGGTCGAAAAAGCCCTTGGTGTCATCGCTTGGGTCCGCCAGGACGCGGTTCATCTCCTCGTCAAAGTAGCCGCGCTGGTAGGCCACCTCCACGGGCACACGGTGACTGTGCACGGGGTCGATGATGCCGCCCGTGGCAATCTGGGCCTCCAGCAGGCGGATGCCGTGGTCCCTGACGATGAGGTCCTTCTTCATGGCCTGAAAGAGGGAGATCTGCTCCCCAGTGTAGGGGTCTTTATAGCCGGTGACGGCGCGCTCGGCCGACAGCAGCTTGTGATGCAGCTCGGGGCCCACAACGCCCTCCTTCACGGCCTCATTGACAGTCAGCCGCCGGTTCTGCACAGGATCCAGGAGGAAGCCCGAGGccgcctgggcctccagcaggatGAGGGCTGTGCCCGGGCTCAGTAGCTGCCTCCGCAGGGCCGTGTAGACACTCAGCTTCTCATTGGTGGGCTTCACCAGCAGCCCAGCGATACTGCTGCGGCCCTGCAGGTAGCAGCGCACATCCTCCCGCTGTGCAAGCTCGGCCACTGTGGTGCGGCCTTGTGTCAGCCACTGCAGCTCCTCCGCACTCAGGATGCCCACCTCCTGCAGCCGCTGGGCCGGCACCTTCTGCCGCAGGCCGTCAAAGGCATGCTCAGGCTCTGCCTCTGTGGCGGGGCCATCGGGTGCATCTCGGCCATTGGGGAGCACTTTGACAGCCACGGCCTGCAAAGCGGCAATCTCCTCTGAATGCGCCAGTGCAGCCCGGTGCTCCTCCTCCAGGCGCTGCAGCCGCTCACGCAGCCTCTGGTTCTCCTCAGCCAGCAGCTTCTCCTGCTGCTGTCGTTGCTGGTCCAGGCGCTGCAGCTCCTCTTGCTTGCGCCGCACACCCTCCTCAGCCTCATGCTGCCGCCGCCGGGCTTCCTCCATGCTGGCCACCAGCTGCTGCTTCTCCCGCTCCATCTGTTCCTGCTGCCGCTGCTGCTCTGCACGCAACTTCTGCGCCTTGGCCACCTCGTCCTGGAAGAGCTGCTCCAACTTGGCCTTCTCCTGCTCGATGAAGCGCTCCCGCTGTAGCAGGCTGTCCTTCTCGGAGAGGAAGCTCTGTTGTAGGGCCTGTGTCTCCTGCAGCAGCTGCTCCTGCTGCACCGTCTGCATCTGTAAAGGGGGCAGGGAGCAGTCAGGGACATCAGGGACCCCGGGAACCCCTGCCACCCCATGTGATAGCGGCAACTCCCACCCTGAGCCTGCCCGCTTGCGTGTGGAGAGAGAGCCGGTACCTCCTCAGACTTGAGCTGCAGCAACTTGGCCTCCTGCTTAAGCTTCTCCTTCTCCCGCTCCAGCTCAGCGATGGCCTGCCGTAGGCACTCGGCATCATGGTCACTCTGCTGCCGCTGGATCTCAAGCGTCTGCACCAGCGTCACCTTCTCCTGTGTGGCAAGCTCAGTGCGGTGCAGCTTCTCGCctatttcctctgcctgcttCCGGAAGCGCTGGGCGTCCTCCTCTGCGCGGGCCTGGGCCCGGCTCATCTCGGCCACACGCAGCTTGAGGCGCTCAGCCTCGGCGCTCATCTCCAGCTGCCGCTGTCGCTCTGCCTCTAGAGTCCGCTGGAAGCCCTGCGTCTCCTGCTCCAGCTGCTGTGCCATCTGCTCCTTGTCTTCCTGCAGCCGGCGGGCCTGCTCTTGCGCAAGCTCCTTCTGTTGCTGCAGCAGCTCTGCCTCAGCCTTGAGCCGCGTAGCCTCCTGCACTGCCTGCATCTTCTCTTTGAGCATCTTCTCGGCCAGGGCCCGCTGCTGTGCCAGGTCCTCCTCGGCCAGCTCCCGCAGCCGCGCCGCCTCCTGGGCTGCCACACTCAAACGTGCGGCCTCCTCTGCCACGTGCTTCATCTTCTCAGCCTCCTCCTGCAGGACGCGCTGCGCGTTGTCCTTGTCCCGCAGGATGAGCGCGCGGTTCTCTGCCTCAATGCGTGCCTTGAGCTTGCCCAACTCCTCCATCTGCACACGCACAGAGAAGAGCTCCTCTTCCACCTGGCTGCGCTGTCGGGCTGCTTCTGTCACCTCAGCCTTCAGCCGCTGCAGCTCCTCATCCAAGATGCTTTTCTGGTGGTCCGTCTCCTCTAACTGCAGCCGCAGCGTCGTCAGCTCCTGTTCCACCTGCGCCTTCTGCCGCAGCGTCTGCTCAGCGAACTTCTTGTGCTTCTCCATCTCCGCGTCGGCTGCCTGCTTCTGCCGCAGGGCCGCCTGCTCCGCCTGTGCCCGCCGCGCCGCCTCCTGCTCAGCTTCCTTGCGCAGCTTCTCTGCGGCAGCCTGCGCCTGCGCCTGTGCCTGCGCCTGCTCCTCTGCTGACTGCTTCAGccgctctgcctcctccacctggCG encodes:
- the PLEC gene encoding plectin isoform X1 yields the protein MVAGMLMPLDQLRAIYEVLFREGVMVAKKDRRPRSLHPHVPGVTNLQVMRAMASLRARGLVRETFAWRHFYWYLTNEGIAHLRQYLHLPPEIVPASLQRVRRPVAMVMPARRSPHVQAVQGPLGCPPKRGPLPAQDPAREERRVYRRKEPEEGAPEAPVLPATPPGNLARPGPEPAPATDERDRVQKKTFTKWVNKHLIKAQRHISDLYEDLRDGHNLISLLEVLSGDSLPREKGRMRFHKLQNVQIALDYLRHRQVKLVNIRNDDIADGNPKLTLGLIWTIILHFQISDIQVSGQSEDMTAKEKLLLWSQRMVEGYQGLRCDNFTSSWRDGRLFNAIIHRHKPMLIDMNKVYRQTNLENLDQAFSVAERDLGVTRLLDPEDVDVPQPDEKSIITYVSSLYDAMPRVPDVQDGVKANELQLRWQEYRELVLLLLQWIRHHTAAFEERKFPSSFEEIEILWCQFLKFKETELPAKEADKNRSKGIYQSLEGAVQAGQLKVPPGYHPLDVEKEWGKLHVAILEREKQLRSKFERLECLQRIVSKLQMEAGLCEEQLNQADALLQSDVRLLAAGKAPQRAGEVERDLDKADSMIRLLFNDVQTLKDGRHPQGEQMYRRVYRLHERLVAIRTEYNLRLKAGVATPVTQVTQVTLQSTQRRPELEDSTLRYLQDLLAWVEENQRRLDSAEWGVDLPSVEAQLGSHRGLHQSIEEFRAKIERARSDEGQLSPATRGAYRECLGRLDLQYAKLLNSSKARLRSLESLHGFVTAATKELMWLSEKEEEEVGFDWSERNANMATKKESYSALMRELELKEKKIKEIQNTGDRLLREDHPARPTVESFQAALQTQWSWMLQLCCCIEAHLKENTAYFQFFSDVREAEEQLRKLQETLRRKYTCDRSITVTRLEDLLQDAQDEKDQLNEYRGHLSGLAKRAKAIVQLKPRNPAHPVRGRVPLLAVCDYKQVEVTMHKGDECQLVGPAQPCHWKVLSSSGSEAAVPSVCFLVPPPNQEAQEAITRLEAQHQALVALWHQLHVDMKSLLAWQSLSRDVQLIRSWSLVTFRTLKPEEQRQALRSLELHYQAFLRDSQDAGGFGPEDRLQAEREYGSCSHHYQQLLQSLEQGEQEESRCQRCISELKDIRLQLEACETRTVHRLRLPLDKEPAQECAQRIAEQQKAQAEVEGLGKGVARLSAEAKKVLALPEPSPAAPTLRSELELTLGKLEQVRSLSAIYLEKLKTISLVIRSTHGAEEVLRAHEEQLKEAQAVPATLPELEATKAALKKLRAQAEAQQPMFDALRDELRGAQEVGERLQQRHGERDVEVERWRERVTQLLERWQAVLAQTDVRQRELEQLGRQLRYYRESADPLGTWLQDAKQRQERIQAMLLADSQAVREQLRQEKALLEEIERHGEKVEECQRFAKQYINAIKDYELQLVTYKAQLEPVASPAKKPKVQSGSENVIQEYVDLRTRYSELTTLTSQYIKFISETLRRMEEEERLAEQQRAEERERLAEVEAALEKQRQLAEAHAQAKAQAEREAQELQRRMQEEVARREEAAVDAQQQKRSIQEELQHLRQSSEAEIQAKARQAEAAERSRLRIEEEIRVVRLQLEATERQRGGAEGELQALRARAEEAEAQKRQAQEEAERLRRQVQDETQRKRQAEAELALRVKAEAEAAREKQRALQALEELRLQAEEAERRLRQAEAERARQVQVALETAQRSAEAELQSKRASFAEKTAQLERTLQEEHVAVAQLREEAERRSQQQAEAERAREEAERELERWQLKANEALRLRLQAEEVAQQKSLAQAEAEKQKEEAEREARRRGKAEEQAVRQRELAEQELEKQRQLAEGTAQQRLAAEQELIRLRAETEQGEQQRQLLEEELSRLQREAAAATQKRQELEAELAKVRAEMEVLLASKARAEEESRSTSEKSKQRLEAEASRFRELAEEAARLRALAEEAKRQRQLAEEDAARQRAEAERVLAEKLAAIGEATRLKTEAEIALKEKEAENERLRRLAEDEAFQRRRLEEQAAQHKADIEERLAQLRKASESELERQKGLVEDTLRQRRQVEEEILVLKASFEKATAGKAELELELGRIRSNAEDTLRSKEQAELEATRQRQLAAEEEQRRREAEERVQKSLAAEEEAARQRKAALEEVERLKAKVEEARRLRERAEQESARQLQLAQEAAQKRLQAEEKAHAFAVQQKEQELQQTLQQEQSMLERLRGEAEAARRAAEEAEEARERAEREAAQSRRQVEEAERLKQSAEEQAQAQAQAQAAAEKLRKEAEQEAARRAQAEQAALRQKQAADAEMEKHKKFAEQTLRQKAQVEQELTTLRLQLEETDHQKSILDEELQRLKAEVTEAARQRSQVEEELFSVRVQMEELGKLKARIEAENRALILRDKDNAQRVLQEEAEKMKHVAEEAARLSVAAQEAARLRELAEEDLAQQRALAEKMLKEKMQAVQEATRLKAEAELLQQQKELAQEQARRLQEDKEQMAQQLEQETQGFQRTLEAERQRQLEMSAEAERLKLRVAEMSRAQARAEEDAQRFRKQAEEIGEKLHRTELATQEKVTLVQTLEIQRQQSDHDAECLRQAIAELEREKEKLKQEAKLLQLKSEEMQTVQQEQLLQETQALQQSFLSEKDSLLQRERFIEQEKAKLEQLFQDEVAKAQKLRAEQQRQQEQMEREKQQLVASMEEARRRQHEAEEGVRRKQEELQRLDQQRQQQEKLLAEENQRLRERLQRLEEEHRAALAHSEEIAALQAVAVKVLPNGRDAPDGPATEAEPEHAFDGLRQKVPAQRLQEVGILSAEELQWLTQGRTTVAELAQREDVRCYLQGRSSIAGLLVKPTNEKLSVYTALRRQLLSPGTALILLEAQAASGFLLDPVQNRRLTVNEAVKEGVVGPELHHKLLSAERAVTGYKDPYTGEQISLFQAMKKDLIVRDHGIRLLEAQIATGGIIDPVHSHRVPVEVAYQRGYFDEEMNRVLADPSDDTKGFFDPNTHENLTYLQLLERCVEDPETGLRLLPLTDQAAKGGELVYTDSEARDVFEKATVSAPFGKFQGKMVTIWELINSEYFTVEQRRDLLRQFRTGKVTVEKIIKIVITVVEEHEQKGQLCFEGLRALVPAAELLESRVIDHDIYCQLQQGKCSVREVAEVDTVRQALRGANVIAGVWLEEMGQKLSIYEALKKDLLQPEVAVALLEAQAGTGHIIDPATSARLTVDEAVRAGLVGPELHEKLLSAEKAVTGYKDPYSGQSVSLFQALKKGLIPKEQGLRLLDAQLSTGGIVDPSKSHRVPLDVACARGYLDEETSKALSAPRDDAKTYYDPCSREPVTYSQLQQQCRPDQLTELRLLPLSEKAARARQEELYSELQARETFQKATVEVPMGSFKGRTVTVWELISSEYFTEEQRRELLRQFRTGKVTVEKIIKILITIVEEVETVRQERLSFSGLRAPVPASELLASGVLSKAQFEQLKDGKTSVKELAEVDSVRTLLQGSGCLAGIYLEDSKEKVTIYEAMRRGLLRPSTATLLLEAQAATGFLVDPVRNQRLYVHEAVKAGVVGPELHEKLLSAEKAVTGYKDPYSGTTISLFQAMKKGLIVRDHGIRLLEAQIATGGIIDPVHSHRLPVEVAYQRGYFDEEMNRVLADPSDDTKGFFDPNTHENLTYLQLLERCVEDPETGLRLLPLKGAEKVEVVETTQVYTEEETRRAFEETRIDIPGSDSHGGSTMSLWEVMQSDLIPEEQRARLMADFQAGRVTKERMIIIIIEIIEKTEIIRQQNLASYDYIRRRLTAEDLYEAQVISRETYNLLREGTKSLREVLEAESAWRYLYGTGCVAGVYLPGSRQTLTVYQALKKGLLSAEVARLLLEAQAATGFLLDPVKGERLTVDEAVRKGLVGPELHDRLLSAERAVTGYRDPYTEQTISLFQAMKKDLIPAEEALRLLDAQLATGGIVDPRLGFHLPLEVAYQRGYLNKDTHDQLSEPSEVRSYLDPSTDERLSYTQLLRRCRHDENSGQLLLPLSDARKLTFRGLRKQITVEELVRSQVMDEATALQLQEGLTSIEEVSKSLQKFLEGTSCIAGVFVDATKERLSVYQAMKKGIIRPGTAFELLEAQAATGYVIDPIKGLKLTVEEAVRMGIVGPEFKDKLLSAERAVTGYKDPYSGKLISLFQAMKKGLILKDHGIRLLEAQIATGGIIDPEESHRLPVEVAYKRGLFDEEMNEILTDPSDDTKGFFDPNTEENLTYLQLMERCITDPQTGLCLLPLKEKKRERKTSSKSSVRKRRVVIVDPETGKEMSVYEAYRKGLIDHQTYLELSEQECEWEEITISSSDGVVKSMIIDRRSGRQYDIDEAIAKNLIDRSALDQYRAGTLSITEFADMLSGNASGFRSRSSSVGSSSSYPISPAVSRTQLASWSDPTEETGPVAGILDTETLEKVSITEAMHRNLVDNITGQRLLEAQACTGGIIDPNTGERFPVTDAVNKGLVDKIMVDRINLAQKAFCGFEDPRTKTKMSAAQALKKGWLYYEAGQRFLEVQYLTGGLIEPDVPGRVPLDEALQRGTVDARTAQKLRDVGAHSKYLTCPKTKLKISYKDALDRSMVEEGTGLRLLEAAAQSSKGYYSPYSVSGSGSTAGSRTGSRTGSRAGSRRGSFDATGSGFSMTFSSSSYSSSGYGRRYASGPTSSLGGPESAVA